The DNA region TAAATTGGGGTATTTAATCTAGAAGCAGATTTTTTCCAACGCTTTAAATCCCAGAAGCGTTTGCCCTCAAGCGCTAATTCTATTAAACGTTCTTGCTGTATTATTTCTCTTAACCCATCTTGTGTAGTGTATTTTCCGGGATTATTAGAATAAGTACTCCATGAGGTTTGTACAGTCTCCAAACCAGCTCTTTCTCGCACTTTATTAATATATTCTAAAGCCAAAGCATTATTACCTGTTTCATTTAAAGCTTCAGCGTACAATAAATACAAATCTGCTAAACGCATTACGGGCCAAGGGTAAAACTCTAAACTTACCCCGCCTCCTTGAGAAATTACCATGTTCCAGTTAACTAGTTTTTTAGCATAGTAACCGGTTATGGAATACAAAACACTCTGTTTTTTTCCTGCATGCTGACCAATTTTGGTCTTTAAATCCCAAGTATTATTGCGCATAAACCAGGTAGCACCATCAAAGCCTAAGTTTGCATAAAATCGTGGTTCTCTGTTAAAATGCAAACCGACCGTTTTGTACCCCTCCTGCATACCTTCATCGCTTGCTTCAACGGTACGCAAATTATATCGGTCTTGATAGCTCCATGTTTTATCTTCGTCAATAGGCACTCCGTTTTCAGTATAAAACATTTCTGCAATGCGTAAAGTAGGCGCAAAATGTGCCTTTAAATTTAAACTTGTAATATTAGGATCTAAATTGGGGCTAGCTGTTAACTGGACTGCCCATGAAGGCACATCAGAGCCAACGTTACCCCAAATAAGTTCAGAGTTCCATCTTTCGCAAACTGCATTTCTAATGCTCATTTCTGTCTTTATCCTATCTGTAGCACCTTGAGCGTTTTCATTAAACTCGTACAAACTTATTCCTGCTGCTTCGCAGGCTACAACTGCTTCTTCACAAGCCTTTAAAGCCCTGTTCCATTTTTCAATTTCAAAGTTAGTATTGAACAAAGGTGTTCCATCATTGCCTAAAAAATTATCGAAATCTGTGTTGCCGTTAAACAAAGGGCTTGCTGCTGTAACTAAAACACGTGCCTTTATTGCTAGAGCTATTGGCTTTGTAATTCTACCGAGCTCTGAAGTTTTATTATCTATTCTATTGGGCAGACCTCCATTAACTTCTTCTTGAGTTACTGAGTCTATTAATTCTACAATATAATCTACCACGTCATCAACCGGTTGCCTTTCTATTCTGACCTGATCTGAGTTGGCAGATATAGGCAGGTTTTCGTCTACAATAGGAATTGGCCCGTAGGCTTTCAATAAATACCAATGGTAATAAGCTTTAAGAAATTTAACTTCAGCAATCCACCTATTTTTAAGAAAAGGTTCTAGATCCGTTACTTTATCAATATTCTCTAAAAAGATGTTACAGGATCTAATCCCTTGCCATAATGGAGGCACCCTTCCTCCGCCTTCCCAAAAATTCATTAGGGGACTTACTCTATTTTGTAATCCGCGAGCAATTTGGTAAGGGTCTAAAGAAGTCGCATAGCCATCGGGAATTGGCCAAAAAATCCAATATTCGTCTCCTGCGTAAAACTCTGGGTTCCCCTCAGGGTCATCAAATCGGGGTAAAAAAGAATAACAGGTAAACAGGTACTTTTCTGCTTGAGTTTTATCAACAAAAGCGTTATCGATGGTAGCAACATTATCTGGAACAACGTCCAAATAATCACTACATGAACTAATTATTCCCAAAAAGGTTAAAATAACTAGTATTCTTATTTTTTTAATATCTCTCATGTTTCTTGTTTAAAAATTAAAGGTCATTCCAAAATTAATAACACGCTGGATAGGATAACCTAAACCATTGCCCCCCATCTCTATATCCCATAAATCGAAACCACTAATACTCAATAAGTTTATACCACTAAAGTATAAACGTGCATTCGATAAATGTAGATTTTTGATAACGGCATCGGGCAAACTGAAACCTAACTCTACGGACTTAAGTCTTAAAAATGCTCCGTTTCTCATAAACCAAGTACTTCTTTGAGTGTTATTAGTATTTAAAGTACTACTCAGCCTTGGCCAAAGCGCATATGAATCTCTATTTGATTCCGACCAGTGATTATCTGCATAAACTTGTAAAAGCGCATTTTGCGATCCAGCCCCTAAATCGGGATTTGCAACAAAGGGGGCTGTTCTTACTGGATCTATCCAGAAGGAAGACCGAGCAGAACCTTGCAAAAAGAATGAAAAATCGAAATTTTTATAACCTAGAGATAATCCGCCTCCGTATATAATTTCAGGCACCGTAGGGTGACCTATTGGAACCCTATCCAAATTGGTTATCTCTCCATCTCCATTTACATCTCTATACTTTATATCTCCAGCAGCATATTCTCCAAAATTTTGTTTGGGTGAATTATCTACATCAAACTCATCTATAAATAAACGCTCTGCCACAAGCCCCCATTGTTGTGACAATGACTGTCCTTTATGAAACAAATGACTGTTTTCTTCAGAATATTGGGGTTCTTCAAAGAAAAGAAACTCACTATGGGCATAGGTGAAATTGGTTCTACTTTGTAACCAAAAGCCATTGGTGAACGATTTATTATAGTCGAAAGAAATTTCAAAACCGTTTGACTTTGCCTTACCTACATTCGCTCTAATAGGTGCAGACAACCCCATGGTTGCAGGAATAAAGGCCCTATCCATCAATATGTTACTTCTGTTTTCGGTAAAATAATCTGCTTGTATCTCTAAACTGTTAAATAAATTAACTTCCAACCCAAGGTTCATTTTTTTTGCAGTTTCCCAGCTAATGTCCTCATTAGAATAACGGTTTACATTAACACCGGGTCTAGCGTACTGAAAATTAGTTCCAAACCATGCGGCTCTGCCTCCCGCATTTAAGTCAACCTCTGAAAGATAAAAAAACCGGTCTTCTGCACTACCTATGGCATCGTTACCTACCAAACCATAAGTTGCTCTCAA from Tamlana crocina includes:
- a CDS encoding RagB/SusD family nutrient uptake outer membrane protein, which encodes MRDIKKIRILVILTFLGIISSCSDYLDVVPDNVATIDNAFVDKTQAEKYLFTCYSFLPRFDDPEGNPEFYAGDEYWIFWPIPDGYATSLDPYQIARGLQNRVSPLMNFWEGGGRVPPLWQGIRSCNIFLENIDKVTDLEPFLKNRWIAEVKFLKAYYHWYLLKAYGPIPIVDENLPISANSDQVRIERQPVDDVVDYIVELIDSVTQEEVNGGLPNRIDNKTSELGRITKPIALAIKARVLVTAASPLFNGNTDFDNFLGNDGTPLFNTNFEIEKWNRALKACEEAVVACEAAGISLYEFNENAQGATDRIKTEMSIRNAVCERWNSELIWGNVGSDVPSWAVQLTASPNLDPNITSLNLKAHFAPTLRIAEMFYTENGVPIDEDKTWSYQDRYNLRTVEASDEGMQEGYKTVGLHFNREPRFYANLGFDGATWFMRNNTWDLKTKIGQHAGKKQSVLYSITGYYAKKLVNWNMVISQGGGVSLEFYPWPVMRLADLYLLYAEALNETGNNALALEYINKVRERAGLETVQTSWSTYSNNPGKYTTQDGLREIIQQERLIELALEGKRFWDLKRWKKSASRLNTPIYGWDIGQEEYETYNRRTLLFDQKFNAPRDYFWPLSDNVLTINPNLVQNPGW